The Elusimicrobiota bacterium sequence GGCCTTCGCGGAGCGCCGCGCCGGCGAGGACGGCCAACGGCAAAGTCGTGATGTACGAATACCGGTCGGCGACGAGCTGGGGGCCGAACTGGAAAAGGCCGCTCACCGGGAAGAGGAGGACCGCGTACCAGAAGGCCGACGCCGCCAGCCACGGGCGGGAGAGGCGCCGGCGCCAGCAGACCAGGGCGGCGGCCGCGACGGCCGCGGCGGCGGCGACGAAGCGCGGCTCGGCGGGGTCCAGCGGCGGGCGCAGCTCGTACAAGGGCATGAGGCCGGAGGGCCAGAGCGTCTTCCGGACGTAGAAGAGCAAGGCGAAGCAGGCCTGGGCGAGGCGGGCGGGGAGGGCGTGCTGCTCCCAGGTCCAGCGGATGCGCTCCTGCGCGGCGAGGCCGACGAGGCCGAAGACGAAGGCGAGGGCGAAGAGGGGCAGCTTTTCTTTGAGGGCCGTTCGCAGTCCCTCTCCGCGCGGGCCGACGCGGCGCAGGGGATAGACGTCGAGGGCGAGGAGCGCGACGGGCAGGAGCAAGGCCATGCCCTTGGACAACAACGAAAGGAGGAAGAGCGCGAAGACGAGCTTGCGATTGCGAGGGCGCAGATAAGCCCAGACGGCCGCGAGGACGAAGGCGCAGCAGACGACGTCGCGGCGTTCGGAAGCCCAGCTGACGGATTCCGCCCTGAGGGGATGGACGGAAAAGACCATGGCCGAGAGGAATGCCGCGGCGTTCAGGCCCCAGTCCGGGTCGGAGGAACGGACCGGGCGCGCGAGCTCGAGCAGACGGCGCGCGATCAGGAACATGAGACCGGCGGAGATCGCGTGCCACAGGACGCTTTGCAGATGGAAGCCGAAAGGGTCCATGCCCCACAGGGCGTGATCGAGGCCGTAGGTCAGCCAGGCGAGCGGCTGGTACACGCTGCCGACCTTCGAGGTGAAGGCCCAAGCCACCGCGTCGGGGCCGAGGCCGCGCCAGCCGGTCTCGCCGAGCAGGAACATCGGGTCGTCGAGGTTGGTCCAGCCGTGCCCGAGGCTCGGGAGGAAAGCGAGGAAGGCCGCGGCGGCGGCGAGGAAGGCGCCTTTCTTAGAAACGGACACCGAGGCCGGCCTCGGCGCCGGCCTGGCCGTGGGCCATCGTTCCGGCGAGGCTCAGGTAGGTGAACTGGTACGGCGTCAGGCGCACGCCGAGGGTGAAGCGGCTCTCGAAGGTGTTGACGACGCGCCCGTTGAGCAGGGGGTCGAGCGTGGACTGGCGCACGACGAGGCGCGTGCGGTCGAAGCCGACGCCCGCGTACGGGGCCCACTTCGGCGTGCCCGCGGAGCAGACGAGGTTGGCGCCGGCGTGAGAGGCGGAGAAGTCCGCGTGCACGACGGAGTGCGCGACGCCGGAGACGAGCACCTGCGGGGCCCAGGGCTTGTCGGATTCCGCGTAGATCCCGTAGCGCAAGCCTCCCCCCGCGATGGTCAGGCCCTGGTAGGAGACGCCGCGGATGAAGCCGGAGATCTTGAAGGGCATGCCGACCTCGGCCTGCACCCAGGGCAGGCCGAACACGCGCACGCCGTTGTTGCGCAGGATGGCGTTGCCCTTGGACGGATAGGCCTGGCCGCCGAAGCGCACGCCGACGTCGAAGCCGGTGAGGCCGAGCGAGCGGCCGCTCTGGAAGGTCGCCGCGCCGAGCACGCCGCCGAGGTCGCGGGCGAAGGGCTTCAAAGAGCCCTCGTCGGCGTAGCGCGCGAACCCGCCGTATTGGTCCGCGCCCGCGAAAGCGGACGGGGCGAGCGAGAGCAGGGCGGCGGCGGCGAGAATGAGGCGCTTCATGCGCTCATTATGCGATATCGGATGGGCGCTCCTCAACAGGTCATCCGGACCTAGAAGCGATGCTCGAGCGCCGCGCCGAAGGTCGTCGAGCGGTAGGTCGGGGTCCGGGCATGGGACACCCAGGGCAGCAGCCCCCACCGCCCCCAGCGGGCGTCCAGGGACGCGTCGAGCTCGTGGACGAAGCTCCCGGCGGCGCCGGCCTCGCGCGCGTAGCCCGGAAGGCAGCTCGCCCGCGCCGTGAGCCAGGGAAGCGCCCGGCCGGACCAGCTCAGGCCGGCCGAGATCGTGCGCAGGCCCATCGGGCTGTAGTAGTCCGGGCTCAGGCGCTCGACCGCGTCCGTCGAGACCCGAGCGACCGCGCGCAGGCCGGGGACGAGGGGCGCCGGATGCGAGGCCGAGGCCGAGCCCGTGGCGCGCCGGTTGCCGTCGGTGAGGTCGGCCAGCCGCAGGCGCGCGCCGAGGGAGAGAGCGTCCTCCCGCTCCCAAGAGACCGCGAGCGACACGAGGTTCTCGCGAACCCCGGCCAGAAGCGAGCGCGCGTTTTGGTACGGCTGCCGGCCGCCCTCGAGCGCCGTGGCGAGGGAGTCGCTCCAGCGCGAGCGCAGGCTCGCGATCGCCGTGAGCGCGTCCGGGGCGCCGGCGTTGAGCGCGCGGCCCTCGAGGCGCAGGCCGGCCCGGTGCGCGCCGAACGCGCGCGCGAGCGCGACGCCCGCGCCGTTGCCCGTGACCCTGGAGACGCCGGGCTCGCGATGGGTGGAATGGAAATGGGTGACGTTCTCGACGCCGAAGCGCGGCCAGGGTCCCAGGCTCTGCCTCGCCTCCAGGTTTTCGCGGCCCTGGTCGTCGTCGAACCAGGCGAACTCCCCGGTCCAGCGCACGGCGGAGGCGCGCTCGAGCTCGGCGACGAGGCGCTCGTTCTCGCCGCTCGCCTCGAGGGCGAGCGCGCGCTGGGCCAGACGCAGCGCGCCGTCGCGGTCCCCGACCGCGAGGAGGACCCGGGCCTCGTCGTGCAGGAGGACCGGCTCGGAGGCGCCGGCGCGGCGATTCTCCTCGAGCAGGCGGCGCGCCGCGCTTTCCTGCCCGTCCCAGGACAGCTGGCGCAGAAGGACGCGGCGGGCCTGGACGACGGGGCTTTGGTCGCGCAGATGACGCACGAGGCGCTCGCCCGTCCAATCCCCCCGCGGCTCGAGCCGAGTCGCCCGGGCGGGGTCCACCGAGCGCGCGTTGATCCCGCGGGAGTCCTGCGTGAAGCAGACCTCGTAGGAGTCCCGGCACAGCTTCAGGGTCAGGGGCGCCGCGTCCGCGAGGTTCGGCGCGTGCTGGCCGTAGTCGCCCTCGGGGTAGGCGAAAGCCCGGGGCTCGGAGCCGAGGCGCTCGAGCAGCTTGCGCTTCGAGCTCGCGTGATCGGCGCGCGCGCGCCGGGCCCATTCCTCCTCCGTCTCGAGCCGCCGCTCGGAGGCCAGCCAGCGCCGGTTCGTGAGGAAGAGGCCCCGGCGCCCCCGCGCGTCCTTCTCGACGGTCCCGTGCGCCCGGTCCCCGTGCGCCGCGAGCTCCCAGCGGCCGCTGCCGCCGTAGGCCGCGAGGTCGTCCCAGGCGGCGTAGCCGGGCAGGTTCGCCTCCACGTTGATCAAGGGCGCGAACATCGTCGCCTTCAGGCCGAGCTCCCGGAGCACCGGGTCGGCGACGCGCAGCGAGTCGAGCCGCGCGTCGTCGAACGTGATCAGGACGGGACGCGGCGGAAGCCCCGCGCGCCGCTGGAACCACGCCGCGGCCTCGGCGCTCGTCACGGCCGTGAAGCCGGCGCCGCGCAGCGCCTTCATCTGCGCGCGGAAGGCCGCCTCGCCGATGTGCACCGGCGAGGCCAGCATGGGATCGGAGGCGCGCGTCGCGAGGCCGTGATAGAGGAGGACAGGCAGGACCTCCTCGCGGTTCGACGCGAGCCAGCCCTCGAGCAGCGCCCGGGCGGCCTTTCTCTCGCCGTTCTCGTGGAGCAGGCGCGAGTGCTCGATGAGGAGGTAGGGGTCGCGCGGGTCCAGGGCCCGCGCCTCGCGCGACGCCGCGAGCGCGCTCCCGCTCCGGCCGGCGGCGTGCAGGGCTTGCGCGAGGCTCCGCCGCGCGGGAGCGGAGGCCGGGTTCCGCTCGACGAGGCGCGCGAAGA is a genomic window containing:
- a CDS encoding polysaccharide deacetylase family protein; translated protein: MSAFIASMLLLLAASPCAGSGGPPSASALRREGASLSRQARYERAAEPLTRAAELLGSDPLMEKDAMWALWRAGDREGALRAAARARARDPKDMEAADMLALLQHSTGRAREALESYLAADALAPGRLSVQGALASLYERNRDYERALERNGRALALAPRDAPRHAQRGRLLALLDRRPEAEASWSRAAELAPGDDSYRFELARARYFAGRREEAARDLRDLLARRPRDGRALDLLIQIAVVNRRLDWALPSLERRISDEQPQDEPRRLELAGLYGAAGRPDEMIRVLDRSLTLDPDDGDALRAKAEALVAAGRAEEAAPLFARLVERNPASAPARRSLAQALHAAGRSGSALAASREARALDPRDPYLLIEHSRLLHENGERKAARALLEGWLASNREEVLPVLLYHGLATRASDPMLASPVHIGEAAFRAQMKALRGAGFTAVTSAEAAAWFQRRAGLPPRPVLITFDDARLDSLRVADPVLRELGLKATMFAPLINVEANLPGYAAWDDLAAYGGSGRWELAAHGDRAHGTVEKDARGRRGLFLTNRRWLASERRLETEEEWARRARADHASSKRKLLERLGSEPRAFAYPEGDYGQHAPNLADAAPLTLKLCRDSYEVCFTQDSRGINARSVDPARATRLEPRGDWTGERLVRHLRDQSPVVQARRVLLRQLSWDGQESAARRLLEENRRAGASEPVLLHDEARVLLAVGDRDGALRLAQRALALEASGENERLVAELERASAVRWTGEFAWFDDDQGRENLEARQSLGPWPRFGVENVTHFHSTHREPGVSRVTGNGAGVALARAFGAHRAGLRLEGRALNAGAPDALTAIASLRSRWSDSLATALEGGRQPYQNARSLLAGVRENLVSLAVSWEREDALSLGARLRLADLTDGNRRATGSASASHPAPLVPGLRAVARVSTDAVERLSPDYYSPMGLRTISAGLSWSGRALPWLTARASCLPGYAREAGAAGSFVHELDASLDARWGRWGLLPWVSHARTPTYRSTTFGAALEHRF